One Caretta caretta isolate rCarCar2 chromosome 8, rCarCar1.hap1, whole genome shotgun sequence DNA window includes the following coding sequences:
- the SH3TC2 gene encoding SH3 domain and tetratricopeptide repeat-containing protein 2 isoform X3: MGCCFGAPLQRDLSLWCAGEEPDSCSPTPALLLPTWSSLQNYTAEPQEKCFPEETMASGNPRQLDPGDQPAQVAESPLETESVSLAVGEGFPTEIALVFSVESHTSQCVNSQLQKAARKKLWALENDDKDICDLFKELSARLVCIQAQKDRFLLTFKTTEEIWKFSTYLALGYVACCLEHLLFDRGYWLNCSLVEDTGIRITVDEDHLATMYLGLLLQEGQFFSRAVFNVPQPLEGGEESLKLHENELVHVKDIGKESKWEGMSLSTGQRGLVAVAAIEPLPHPFYQWFLKNNPMSCGTSKEISGTTSQPIGTGRCTATEDHRGRGWDELSFSKGDSIEVVGFLIPGLLWFVGKSTSSGTIGFVQSKHIAAETCEPLGKGSVFLSEEEKSSLLLLPGSEQHYTSLLEDLARTDITSVYRLAGFEPTATFPGGPSEAALQGYKDVQLFKTCGESAANSLSTPSDTEQSSPEGEASPTALEEFLLQEPDDLDDPKFFIDLNAGHMEDAEVFDPILTFLNQERYVAPFQSLYDLSFSFLRSTFYGFSDEDKLVLYLETSRNWAKRTHLGWAHTRLCFLLGRLCIKRVKFSQARVYFEEAMNVMDKGFDDLPLLAALHVNLAAIYLKQKMRHKFFSMLGKAVALLACLPGHCFSSENELEVVKYILREAIVVGNAPLEARACFLVVKLFLQLGKYDEVLPFAERLQFLSTCVSSQDSSATCLDTTPILSYLYDKKYLPHITLASTRLFVPSGIKGAPTPIWRAGLVLQNTSKLLGSQLGRSSVPALACLYLRHALAFSHESGAVSTQKTLCAVLSKMYLQHDMLDRALYYSARAVALGRLMSEEEAFESSLFLGWMYVLASQPAKAKAIMLRLLHSLRETDSVTQDGAVRNLLAIALKEEGKVKKAAENYLWALNKAKETGNRQNQAIALANFGHLTLSCGASQLAESYFLQSVQLYIELQGGEDSEIELVQVLLWLAQAMLSRHRIEDSKLCYELALVFALKSHNVKSQLHITESLCHFYSKVSPNPGACITYHEHWVSLAQQLRDREIEGKVLQTLSQLYQTLDIPKSLRRSLDCTKQSLRIFIDLGETVKAAQAWLQAGRLYYLLQEDELVEMYFQAAIQTALNPGELSVAMDLYEEAGDIFFNGNRNRHRAVEYYRGGAVPLARKLKATRTELRLFNKLAELHIGLQGYEKALEFATLAARLSSSADL, encoded by the exons ATGGGCTGCTGCTTTGGTGCCCCGTTGCAAAGGGATCTTTCATTATGGTGTGCAG GTGAAGAGCCGGATTCCTgttctcccaccccagccctacTTCTGCCCACTTGGTCCAGTCTGCAGAACTACACAGCTGAGCctcaagaaaaatgttttccGGAGGAGACCATGGCATCAG GTAACCCCAGGCAGCTGGATCCAGGAGATCAGCCTGCACAGGTAGCAGAGAGCCCTCTGGAGACCGAGTCTGTGTCACTGGCTGTAGGGGAAGGATTTCCAACTG agattGCGCTTGTGTTCTCTGTTGAGAGTCACACTTCTCAGTGTGTCAACTCCCAGCTGCAGAAGGCAGCAAGAAAGAAGCTGTGGGCCCTGGAAAATGATGACAAGGACATCTGTGATCTTTTCAAG GAGCTCTCAGCCAGGCTGGTCTGTATCCAGGCCCAGAAGGATCGGTTCCTCCTCACCTTCAAGACCACAGAAGAAATCTGGAAGTTTTCCACATATTTGGCTTTAG GCTACGTGGCTTGCTGTTTGGAGCATCTTCTGTTTGACCGCGGGTACTGGTTGAACTGTTCTCTGGTGGAGGACACTGGGATCAGAATTACTGTAGATGAAGATCACTTGGCCACCATGTACCTGGGTCTGCTACTCCAGGAAG GTCAGTTCTTTTCCAGAGCAGTGTTCAATGTGCCTCAAcccctggagggaggagaggaaagctTAAAGCTGCACGAGAACGAGCTAGTCCATGTGAAGGACATTGGGAAAGAATCGAAATGGGAAGGGATGTCCTTATCAACAGGTCAGCGAGGCCTGGTGGCTGTGGCAGCCATAGAGCCACTCCCCCACCCATTTTACCA GTGGTTTCTGAAGAACAATCCAATGAGCTGCGGCACCTCCAAGGAGATCAGCGGGACAACCTCTCAGCCCATTG GCACGGGGAGGTGCACGGCCACAGAGGATCACAGAGGGAGAGGATGGGATGAACTGAGTTTCTCCAAGGGAGATAGCATAGAGGTTGTTGGTTTTCTTATACCAGGACTGCTGTGGTTTGTGGGGAAATCCACAAGCAGTGGGACCATTGGCTTTGTCCAGAGCAAACACATAGCAGCAGAAACTTGTGAACCTCT GGGAAAGGGTTCAGTGTTTCTAAGTGAAGAAGAGAaatcctcccttctcctcctccctggcaGCGAGCAGCACTACACCAGCCTCCTCGAGGACCTGGCCCGCACAGACATCACTTCTGTGTACAGGCTTG CTGGTTTCGAACCCACAGCCACGTTTCCAGGAGGGCCATCTG AGGCTGCTCTTCAGGGGTATAAGGACGTCCAGCTGTTCAAGACCTGTGGGGAATCTGCTGCAAACAGCCTGTCCACACCTAGTGACACAGAGCAGTCTAGCCCGGAGGGCGAAGCATCCCCCACTGCCCTGGAAGAATTTCTTCTGCAGGAGCCAGATGACCTCGATGACCCCAAGTTCTTTATTGACCTGAATGCTGGGCACATGGAGGACGCTGAAGTCTTTGACCCCATACTGACCTTCCTTAACCAAGAGCGCTATGTGGCCCCTTTCCAAAGCCTCTATGacctctccttttccttcctccGCTCCACTTTTTATGGCTTCTCTGATGAGGACAAACTGGTCTTGTACCTCGAGACCTCCAGAAATTGGGCCAAGAGGACTCACTTAGGCTGGGCTCACACCAGGCTCTGTTTCCTTCTGGGAAGGCTGTGCATCAAAAGGGTCAAGTTCTCCCAGGCCCGAGTCTATTTTGAAGAAGCCATGAATGTCATGGACAAGGGGTTTGATGACCTGCCCCTATTGGCTGCACTGCACGTGAACCTTGCCGCTATCTACCTGAAGCAGAAGATGAGGCACAAGTTCTTCTCTATGCTGGGGAAAGCTGTGGCCCTGCTGGCCTGCTTGCCTGGACACTGCTTCAGCTCTGAGAACGAGTTGGAGGTCGTGAAGTACATCCTGAGGGAAGCCATCGTCGTGGGCAATGCCCCCTTGGAGGCCCGGGCCTGCTTTCTTGTTGTCAAGCTTTTCCTGCAGTTGGGCAAATATGACGAGGTCCTGCCCTTTGCAGAGCGCCTTCAGTTCCTCTCTACCTGCGTCTCCAGCCAGGACTCCAGTGCCACGTGCTTGGACACGACCCCTATCCTGAGCTACCTCTATGACAAGAAGTACTTGCCGCACATCACATTGGCTTCCACCAGGCTGTTTGTTCCCAGTGGCATAAAGGGGGCACCGACGCCTATATGGAGAGCTGGCTTAGTCCTCCAAAATACCTCCAAGCTCTTGGGAAgccagctgggcaggagcagcgTCCCAGCACTTGCTTGCCTGTATCTCAGGCATGCATTGGCCTTCTCCCATGAGAGTGGAGCTGTGTCCACCCAAAAGACCTTGTGTGCTGTCTTGTCCAAAATGTACCTCCAGCATGACATGTTAGATAGAGCACTTTATTATTCTGCCAGAGCTGTAGCCCTTGGCAGGCTGATGAGTGAGGAGGAGGCCTTTGAATCTTCCCTTTTCTTGGGGTGGATGTATGTTCTGGCCAGCCAGCCGGCTAAGGCTAAGGCGATCATGTTGCGGCTCCTGCATTCTCTGCGCGAGACAGACAGTGTTACTCAGGATGGGGCAGTTCGCAATCTCCTGGCCATTGCCCTCAAAGAAGAAGGAAAGGTGAAGAAGGCAGCAGAGAATTACCTATGGGCCTTAAACAAAGCCAAGGAGACTGGCAACAGGCAGAACCAGGCTATTGCCCTGGCCAACTTTGGACACTTGACTCTCTCGTGCGGGGCGAGCCAGCTGGCAGAGAGCTACTTCCTCCAGTCTGTTCAACTGTATATTGAACTCCAGGGTGGGGAAGATTCAGAGATAGAGCTGGTGCAGGTCCTTctgtggctggcacaggccaTGCTGAGCAGGCACAGGATAGAAGACAGCAAACTCTGTTATGAGCTAGCACTGGTGTTTGCCCTGAAGTCACACAATGTGAAGA GTCAGCTTCATATCACTGAGTCCCTCTGCCATTTCTACAGCAAAGTATCCCCAAATCCCGGGGCCTGCATCACCTACCATGAGCACTGGGTATCCCTGGCACAGCAGCTCCGGGACAGAGAGATAGAAGGGAAAGTCCTGCAGACCCTCAGCCAGCTCTACCAGACTCTAGACATACCCAA GTCCCTGAGACGGTCTCTGGACTGCACCAAACAGAGCTTAAGGATCTTCATTGACCTGGGGGAGACAGTCAAAGCGGCTCAGGCCTGGCTGCAGGCTGGAAGGCTCTATTATCTCCTGCAAGAGGATGAGCTGGTGGAAATGTACTTCCAG
- the SH3TC2 gene encoding SH3 domain and tetratricopeptide repeat-containing protein 2 isoform X2 yields MGCCFGAPLQRDLSLWCAGEEPDSCSPTPALLLPTWSSLQNYTAEPQEKCFPEETMASGNPRQLDPGDQPAQVAESPLETESVSLAVGEGFPTEIALVFSVESHTSQCVNSQLQKAARKKLWALENDDKDICDLFKELSARLVCIQAQKDRFLLTFKTTEEIWKFSTYLALGYVACCLEHLLFDRGYWLNCSLVEDTGIRITVDEDHLATMYLGLLLQEGQFFSRAVFNVPQPLEGGEESLKLHENELVHVKDIGKESKWEGMSLSTGQRGLVAVAAIEPLPHPFYQWFLKNNPMSCGTSKEISGTTSQPIGTGRCTATEDHRGRGWDELSFSKGDSIEVVGFLIPGLLWFVGKSTSSGTIGFVQSKHIAAETCEPLGKGSVFLSEEEKSSLLLLPGSEQHYTSLLEDLARTDITSVYRLAGFEPTATFPGGPSEAALQGYKDVQLFKTCGESAANSLSTPSDTEQSSPEGEASPTALEEFLLQEPDDLDDPKFFIDLNAGHMEDAEVFDPILTFLNQERYVAPFQSLYDLSFSFLRSTFYGFSDEDKLVLYLETSRNWAKRTHLGWAHTRLCFLLGRLCIKRVKFSQARVYFEEAMNVMDKGFDDLPLLAALHVNLAAIYLKQKMRHKFFSMLGKAVALLACLPGHCFSSENELEVVKYILREAIVVGNAPLEARACFLVVKLFLQLGKYDEVLPFAERLQFLSTCVSSQDSSATCLDTTPILSYLYDKKYLPHITLASTRLFVPSGIKGAPTPIWRAGLVLQNTSKLLGSQLGRSSVPALACLYLRHALAFSHESGAVSTQKTLCAVLSKMYLQHDMLDRALYYSARAVALGRLMSEEEAFESSLFLGWMYVLASQPAKAKAIMLRLLHSLRETDSVTQDGAVRNLLAIALKEEGKVKKAAENYLWALNKAKETGNRQNQAIALANFGHLTLSCGASQLAESYFLQSVQLYIELQGGEDSEIELVQVLLWLAQAMLSRHRIEDSKLCYELALVFALKSHNVKSQLHITESLCHFYSKVSPNPGACITYHEHWVSLAQQLRDREIEGKVLQTLSQLYQTLDIPKSLRRSLDCTKQSLRIFIDLGETVKAAQAWLQAGRLYYLLQEDELVEMYFQAAIQTALNPGELSVAMDLYEEAGDIFFNGNRNRHRAVEYYRGGAVPLARKLKATRTELRLFNKLAELHIGLQGYEKALEFATLAARLSSSADVHTSPDCEAHPF; encoded by the exons ATGGGCTGCTGCTTTGGTGCCCCGTTGCAAAGGGATCTTTCATTATGGTGTGCAG GTGAAGAGCCGGATTCCTgttctcccaccccagccctacTTCTGCCCACTTGGTCCAGTCTGCAGAACTACACAGCTGAGCctcaagaaaaatgttttccGGAGGAGACCATGGCATCAG GTAACCCCAGGCAGCTGGATCCAGGAGATCAGCCTGCACAGGTAGCAGAGAGCCCTCTGGAGACCGAGTCTGTGTCACTGGCTGTAGGGGAAGGATTTCCAACTG agattGCGCTTGTGTTCTCTGTTGAGAGTCACACTTCTCAGTGTGTCAACTCCCAGCTGCAGAAGGCAGCAAGAAAGAAGCTGTGGGCCCTGGAAAATGATGACAAGGACATCTGTGATCTTTTCAAG GAGCTCTCAGCCAGGCTGGTCTGTATCCAGGCCCAGAAGGATCGGTTCCTCCTCACCTTCAAGACCACAGAAGAAATCTGGAAGTTTTCCACATATTTGGCTTTAG GCTACGTGGCTTGCTGTTTGGAGCATCTTCTGTTTGACCGCGGGTACTGGTTGAACTGTTCTCTGGTGGAGGACACTGGGATCAGAATTACTGTAGATGAAGATCACTTGGCCACCATGTACCTGGGTCTGCTACTCCAGGAAG GTCAGTTCTTTTCCAGAGCAGTGTTCAATGTGCCTCAAcccctggagggaggagaggaaagctTAAAGCTGCACGAGAACGAGCTAGTCCATGTGAAGGACATTGGGAAAGAATCGAAATGGGAAGGGATGTCCTTATCAACAGGTCAGCGAGGCCTGGTGGCTGTGGCAGCCATAGAGCCACTCCCCCACCCATTTTACCA GTGGTTTCTGAAGAACAATCCAATGAGCTGCGGCACCTCCAAGGAGATCAGCGGGACAACCTCTCAGCCCATTG GCACGGGGAGGTGCACGGCCACAGAGGATCACAGAGGGAGAGGATGGGATGAACTGAGTTTCTCCAAGGGAGATAGCATAGAGGTTGTTGGTTTTCTTATACCAGGACTGCTGTGGTTTGTGGGGAAATCCACAAGCAGTGGGACCATTGGCTTTGTCCAGAGCAAACACATAGCAGCAGAAACTTGTGAACCTCT GGGAAAGGGTTCAGTGTTTCTAAGTGAAGAAGAGAaatcctcccttctcctcctccctggcaGCGAGCAGCACTACACCAGCCTCCTCGAGGACCTGGCCCGCACAGACATCACTTCTGTGTACAGGCTTG CTGGTTTCGAACCCACAGCCACGTTTCCAGGAGGGCCATCTG AGGCTGCTCTTCAGGGGTATAAGGACGTCCAGCTGTTCAAGACCTGTGGGGAATCTGCTGCAAACAGCCTGTCCACACCTAGTGACACAGAGCAGTCTAGCCCGGAGGGCGAAGCATCCCCCACTGCCCTGGAAGAATTTCTTCTGCAGGAGCCAGATGACCTCGATGACCCCAAGTTCTTTATTGACCTGAATGCTGGGCACATGGAGGACGCTGAAGTCTTTGACCCCATACTGACCTTCCTTAACCAAGAGCGCTATGTGGCCCCTTTCCAAAGCCTCTATGacctctccttttccttcctccGCTCCACTTTTTATGGCTTCTCTGATGAGGACAAACTGGTCTTGTACCTCGAGACCTCCAGAAATTGGGCCAAGAGGACTCACTTAGGCTGGGCTCACACCAGGCTCTGTTTCCTTCTGGGAAGGCTGTGCATCAAAAGGGTCAAGTTCTCCCAGGCCCGAGTCTATTTTGAAGAAGCCATGAATGTCATGGACAAGGGGTTTGATGACCTGCCCCTATTGGCTGCACTGCACGTGAACCTTGCCGCTATCTACCTGAAGCAGAAGATGAGGCACAAGTTCTTCTCTATGCTGGGGAAAGCTGTGGCCCTGCTGGCCTGCTTGCCTGGACACTGCTTCAGCTCTGAGAACGAGTTGGAGGTCGTGAAGTACATCCTGAGGGAAGCCATCGTCGTGGGCAATGCCCCCTTGGAGGCCCGGGCCTGCTTTCTTGTTGTCAAGCTTTTCCTGCAGTTGGGCAAATATGACGAGGTCCTGCCCTTTGCAGAGCGCCTTCAGTTCCTCTCTACCTGCGTCTCCAGCCAGGACTCCAGTGCCACGTGCTTGGACACGACCCCTATCCTGAGCTACCTCTATGACAAGAAGTACTTGCCGCACATCACATTGGCTTCCACCAGGCTGTTTGTTCCCAGTGGCATAAAGGGGGCACCGACGCCTATATGGAGAGCTGGCTTAGTCCTCCAAAATACCTCCAAGCTCTTGGGAAgccagctgggcaggagcagcgTCCCAGCACTTGCTTGCCTGTATCTCAGGCATGCATTGGCCTTCTCCCATGAGAGTGGAGCTGTGTCCACCCAAAAGACCTTGTGTGCTGTCTTGTCCAAAATGTACCTCCAGCATGACATGTTAGATAGAGCACTTTATTATTCTGCCAGAGCTGTAGCCCTTGGCAGGCTGATGAGTGAGGAGGAGGCCTTTGAATCTTCCCTTTTCTTGGGGTGGATGTATGTTCTGGCCAGCCAGCCGGCTAAGGCTAAGGCGATCATGTTGCGGCTCCTGCATTCTCTGCGCGAGACAGACAGTGTTACTCAGGATGGGGCAGTTCGCAATCTCCTGGCCATTGCCCTCAAAGAAGAAGGAAAGGTGAAGAAGGCAGCAGAGAATTACCTATGGGCCTTAAACAAAGCCAAGGAGACTGGCAACAGGCAGAACCAGGCTATTGCCCTGGCCAACTTTGGACACTTGACTCTCTCGTGCGGGGCGAGCCAGCTGGCAGAGAGCTACTTCCTCCAGTCTGTTCAACTGTATATTGAACTCCAGGGTGGGGAAGATTCAGAGATAGAGCTGGTGCAGGTCCTTctgtggctggcacaggccaTGCTGAGCAGGCACAGGATAGAAGACAGCAAACTCTGTTATGAGCTAGCACTGGTGTTTGCCCTGAAGTCACACAATGTGAAGA GTCAGCTTCATATCACTGAGTCCCTCTGCCATTTCTACAGCAAAGTATCCCCAAATCCCGGGGCCTGCATCACCTACCATGAGCACTGGGTATCCCTGGCACAGCAGCTCCGGGACAGAGAGATAGAAGGGAAAGTCCTGCAGACCCTCAGCCAGCTCTACCAGACTCTAGACATACCCAA GTCCCTGAGACGGTCTCTGGACTGCACCAAACAGAGCTTAAGGATCTTCATTGACCTGGGGGAGACAGTCAAAGCGGCTCAGGCCTGGCTGCAGGCTGGAAGGCTCTATTATCTCCTGCAAGAGGATGAGCTGGTGGAAATGTACTTCCAG